CTGTCTGGGCACCTTTCTGAAGTAGGCATCGATGTCCTGCCGGAGCGCAAATGCCCAACCCTCTAGAAGCGGATGTTCTTTACAGTAACCAGGCTTTATCAGGTTCTCTCGCCAAAACGGTTCGGGGTATAAAACAAGCTCTTCATATAGCAACTCGCCGTAACGGTACTCAGCGCAGTCGTACTCCGGATCCTTGCCCTGCATCGATCGAATAGCTGCGCATCCAGTGACGAGAGCCACTAATACAATACTCGCCACGAGTCGTCCAAAATTCGCGCGCAAACTCAGACCCTCTCCATCTTTCGTTTTCTAGCAAGATCGTCGATAGAACGATAGCAGACGTCAGGACTTTTGGATTCGAGCGCCTCGCAGCCGTAAACCTCGCCCGCTTTCGGGGCAGCCAGACGCTAGGAAACATGAAGGCCCTTTTTGCCCAGAAGGCGCTCTATTCTTCCATCCCGATTCTGCGCCCGGCAGCGTTTCCCGCCGTTCCCGCCCGTGGCGGAGCCGCTGGGAGGCGTTTTGGTAGGAAGGTTCAGTCGTGAAAGGGCGTCAAGGTGCTCGCAGTCACTATTATTGAATGCCGGGTCCAATCTCGGGAGAGGTGGAGAAGGCTCGGATCAACAACCTTGCGCGCAAGCCCGCGCCCCGACTATCACTTGCCGTGGTTTGGGCAGCCGGTGGGCAGGCGGGTTCGTCTTCCCAGGGTACGTTTCCCACTGGGGTCGAGATCTCCGGGCGGGCAAAACTCGGATGGGCAACAAGACCGTCGATGCCGCAGGGCGGCTCTCGTGCGCCGAGGCCGGCATCGAGGGTCTGAAATTCCACGACCTCCGCCACGCCTTTGCCAGCCGCCTGGTGCAAAGTGGAGTGCCGCTCTACACCGTCTCCAAGCTCCCCGGCCAAGTCGATATCGAGACCACTCAGCGTTACGCACACCTCTCGGACACCGAGATGCGGGCCGCGGTCGAAGGGGTGGCAAAGTGAATTGGCACAAAATTGACACAGTGGCCGTTTTCGGGACTCTCGGAGAACAGCCGCCCAGCGGCTCTGCCACGGGCGGGAAGGCGATTTAGCGACTGCTTGTGGCAGGATTCGGCTTGACGAATAGAGCGTCGCTTGGGCAAAAAGGGCCTTCATGTTTCCTACCGTCTTACAACGTGAAGATTGCCCTGTCGCCCGGAGGGGGAAGCCGCGAGCGCCGTTTGAAGGCCCGGTGGATCCACGCGATCGCACGGGTCAGATCGAGGGGGGCGACCCCGCCGGGCGTCTCGGATTTCTGGCGCTCGAAAGCGCCGAATTCGAAAACACCGCTTACCAATCTCGCTCGCCTAGGCTAACGGTGGTCTGCAATTCATGTTTGCGAGCGAGTGTGAATTATCCAACGGGGAGGGATGAAAATTGAGGCAGTCATCAACTACTCTTGGGAAGTCCAACCCTGTAGAAGGATTCGGCTGGACTCGGCGACAATTTTTCCTCGGCACCAGTGGCGGAGTTCTGATGTTCCTCACGGGGTGCGGTAGTTCGGGGCAGGAGGGAACGT
The genomic region above belongs to Candidatus Binatia bacterium and contains:
- a CDS encoding tyrosine-type recombinase/integrase; this translates as MGNKTVDAAGRLSCAEAGIEGLKFHDLRHAFASRLVQSGVPLYTVSKLPGQVDIETTQRYAHLSDTEMRAAVEGVAK